Proteins encoded within one genomic window of Humulus lupulus chromosome 1, drHumLupu1.1, whole genome shotgun sequence:
- the LOC133802408 gene encoding uncharacterized protein LOC133802408 produces the protein MLGTLVSMLCPGHYLDFADVPQQFKDQVLDRMRYYYNIDGHPQRESVLATLNKEMGERYRERKNYRHRHFKSHYAGPEDLENVLSKPPNHCTKEAWQLICEMFLSERFLARSAKNQANRRQMKYVTTQGTKSLAAKRHEYVSEDVNLIL, from the exons atgttgggaaCTCTAGTTTCCATGTTGTGTCCGgggcattatttggattttgctgatgtacctcaacagtttaaggatcaagtgcttgatcgtatgagg tattactataatatagacggtcatccacaacgtgagtcagttctggcaactctcaacaaggagatgggggaaagatatcgcgagagaaagaactatagacatagacacttcaaaagtcattatgctggaccagaagatttggagaatgtcctctctaagccacctaaccattgcactaaggaggcttggcagcttatttgtgaaatgtttttgagcgaaagatttttggctcgttccgctaaaaatcaagcaaacagaagacaaatgaagtatgtaacaacacaaggcacaaagtcgttggcagctaagcgtcacgaatatgtaagtgaagatgttaatttaattttataa